The Helicobacteraceae bacterium DNA window CGCGCCGACAGACGGCAAAGCGCGATCGTAAGCCGTTCTTACCTCGATTTTGCTTTTGCCGCGAAAAACGGCGATATTCGCGTCTATTATGGCGCGAAGATTGTCCGGCGCTATCTTTGCGCCGTCGATTTTTGAAACGGCGACAGGCGCTTGATAGAGCCTCAAGCCGATTAAGCCGTTTTCTCTAGCGGACATCAAGCCGTAGAAGCCAAACGAATGAAAGCCGATCGGCTCAAAACGTATTTCAAAAGCGCCGTTAGAGGCGGCGTAGCGCTCGGCAAGCGCGAAGAAAACGTTCGGATTGGCGTAGCCAAGCAACAATTCGGCGGATTGGTTTAAGTATAGCGCCTTGCCCCGCGAATCGAAAAGAAAAAACGGATTCAGATCCCGCTCCATAACGCCGAAAAAAAGCGAGTTATCCATTGGATTTCTCTCTTTTTTTCTCAAGATACGGCTCGCTTTTGCCCTCTATAAACTCTCGCGTAATAACGACGCGATTAACTTTGGAACCGGGCAGATCGAAAAGCAGTCTGGTCGTCTTTTCTTCCAATACGCCGCGCAATCCGCGCGCTCCGGTCTCGCGCTTTTTCGCGAGTTCGGCTATCGCGCGCAAAGCCTCCTCCTCGAAAACAATATCCACGCCGTCAAGTTCGAACATCGTTTCGTATTGGCGGATAATCGCGTTTTTAGGCTCGGTTAAAATCCGCGCAAGATCCTCGTCGCTAGGCTCGTCTAACTCGGCGATAATCGGAAATCTGCCGACAAATTCCGGAATCATTCCGTATTTCACCAGATCTTTGGGCGCGATTTTGCCTTTGTCCTCTTTGTCGTTTGATCGTCCAAAACCCATAACGCGCCCGCTTTTGGCGCGATCGCGCAGACCTACAAACGCGCCTCCCGCTATGAACAGCACGTGCGTCGTGTCGAACAAAACGGTTTCCGCGCCCGCGTTTTTGCGGCTGCCTTTGATCGGCGCGTAAACCTTCGCGCCTTCCAGAATTTTAAGCAACCCTTGTTGCACGCCTTCGCCGCTAACGTCGCGCCCGATTACCGCGCTTTCGCCTTTTTTGGCTATCTTGTCGATCTCGTCGATATACA harbors:
- the clpX gene encoding ATP-dependent Clp protease ATP-binding subunit ClpX, with amino-acid sequence MNNFEARCSFCGKKRDRVGKLFVVEGAAICDNCVALCAAAIEKEERLNEGLGFTRGLAKPKEIASFLDSYVIGQTDAKRILSVALYNHYKRVDKPMVRGVELEKSNILLVGPSGSGKTLLAKTLARAMNVPFAMADAAALTEAGYVGEDVESVLSRLLAAANFDTEIAQKGIVYIDEIDKIAKKGESAVIGRDVSGEGVQQGLLKILEGAKVYAPIKGSRKNAGAETVLFDTTHVLFIAGGAFVGLRDRAKSGRVMGFGRSNDKEDKGKIAPKDLVKYGMIPEFVGRFPIIAELDEPSDEDLARILTEPKNAIIRQYETMFELDGVDIVFEEEALRAIAELAKKRETGARGLRGVLEEKTTRLLFDLPGSKVNRVVITREFIEGKSEPYLEKKREKSNG